The following proteins are co-located in the Toxotes jaculatrix isolate fToxJac2 chromosome 9, fToxJac2.pri, whole genome shotgun sequence genome:
- the rffl gene encoding E3 ubiquitin-protein ligase rififylin — MWAACCNWLCMDSSDVEQSGGGEHRHQSYTNSAFTSQPSSPPEHTCKACGGHFDTPAKKHVCVDCKKNYCSRCSAQLTPRPRLCHTCQRFYGNLLERAELMKLKVKELRDYLHLHEVSTHLCREKEELVELVLGQQSSPSSGSAPETLTPDPPSESSDLPDLTPHISTLTPDPPTPTPVLTPDPPAAQLEDPDPPSETSPTEPDVQDEHQTWDPEEPPVSGRRASLSDLNCPDDIEELSVRQLKEILSRNFVDYKGCCEKRELMERVSRLYQDQQNLLATNTVNASESSGGATGVEENLCKICMDSPINCVLLECGHMITCTKCGKRMSECPICRQYVVRAVHVFRS; from the exons ATGTGGGCAGCCTGCTGTAACTGGTTGTGTATGGACTCATCTGATGTTGAACAGTCTGGTGGGGGCGAGCATCGTCATCAGTCCTACACTAACTCAGCCTTCACCAGTCAGCCATCTTCTCCTCCTGAACACACCTGTAAGGCCTGTGGGGGGCACTTTGACACACCTGCCAAGAAG catgtgtgtgtggactgtaaGAAGAACTACTGCAGCCGTTGCTCTGCCCAGCTCACGCCCCGCCCCCGCCTCTGTCACACCTGTCAGCGTTTCTACGGCAACCTGCTGGAGCGGGCGGAGCTTATGAAGCTCAAAGTGAAAGAGCTCAGAGACTACCTGCACCTGCACGAGGTCTCCACCCACCTGTGCAGAGAGAAG gaggagctggtggagctggTCCTGGGTCAGCAGTCTTCACCATCCAGTGGCTCAGCCCCTGAgactctgacccctgacccccccTCTGAGTCTTCTGACCTCCCTGACCTGACTCCTCACATCTCCACCTTAACACCTGACCCCCCAACACCGACACCAGTCCTGACCCCTGACCCTCCCGCTGCACAGCTTGAAGACCCGGACCCCCCCTCAGAGACCTCCCCCACCGAGCCTGACGTTCAGGATGAACACCAG ACCTGGGACCCCGAGGAGCCCCCAGTTTCAGGTCGTAGGGCCTCTCTGTCTGACCTGAACTGTCCGGACGACATTGAGGAGCTTAGCGTCCGACAACTGAAGGAAATCCTTTCCAGGAACTTTGTCGATTACAAAGGCTGCTGTGAGAAGAGGGAGCTGATGGAAAGAGTGAGCCGGCTGTACCAGGACCAGCAGAACTTACTGG CTACCAACACTGTGAACGCATCAG AGTCCAGTGGCGGTGCTACAGGTGTGGAGGAGAACCTCTGTAAGATCTGTATGGACTCTCCCATCAACTGCGTCCTGCTGGAGTGTGGTCACATGATCACCTGCACCAAGTGCGGCAAAAGGATGAGCGAGTGTCCCATCTGCCGCCAGTATGTCGTCCGAGCCGTCCACGTCTTCAGGTCCTGA